Proteins encoded together in one Chryseobacterium sp. G0201 window:
- a CDS encoding lectin-like domain-containing protein gives MIKKLLAYSTIVFSCFFGKTSAQTYQLTGNPVSTTGWTMVSPTQVNTDFIQLTPDTNNQSGSIRLNDPINLKYCDKWRVEFDFRMDSNQTANGDGLAFWYLANPPVASVLGSGLGVSQNAVGLIVGFDTYNNTTTAVMSKVHVGYGQVANTTDNNNIEFFNTAGSSFHSPDMNTTLPFQGATYKHVEVTAEVDPNSPTGWKIKITIDGNIICDQLFVPSGAASGMTVGYFGFSASTGGNRSRHSIKNVKIYTDKVPILQPTVTQSFCPNPTTGSATVNLTSYNNQFVATPSNYTFTYYVLGSSTPIANPTAYQYNTNTTITVVVKDNAGILCDNADGKIQLSLSPFSANNATLTECNNNNIGSATFNLTTANVTGVLGVTKKYYKTMADLNAGINEITNPSAYTSGAGIVFVKVTTPQGCTGSAQITLAFHPLVVVTDATLRSCFIETAPTTALFNLTTANVTALGGTTKKYYLTLADATAGTNEIVNPTTYISANATVYVKVTTTANGCFSFAKINLVVLPPVVSSVLKDKIICIDAKTTLDAGAGFDGYEWSTGATTQSITNVPVGIYWVKLKTGGCITTQIVKVNPSTQPVISSIDINNNTITINVIGGTPPYKYSLDGITWQDSNYFENLARGEVKVYVKDFYNCEPIQVQITVPNLINAITPNGDNINDFIDYSALAYKKNLVFTVFDRYGNKLFQADKIKNYKWDGTAFGKKIVTATYWYTISWNENDKNNTQTKYSGWVLVKNRE, from the coding sequence ATGATAAAAAAACTACTCGCTTATTCTACTATTGTTTTTTCCTGCTTTTTTGGAAAAACTTCTGCTCAAACGTATCAGCTCACAGGAAATCCTGTCTCTACAACAGGATGGACGATGGTTTCTCCCACACAGGTAAACACTGATTTCATTCAGCTTACCCCGGATACGAACAACCAATCGGGATCCATACGACTGAACGATCCTATCAACTTGAAATACTGCGATAAATGGAGGGTTGAATTTGATTTCAGAATGGACTCCAACCAAACAGCCAATGGAGATGGTCTTGCATTCTGGTATCTGGCAAATCCGCCTGTAGCAAGTGTATTAGGCTCAGGTCTTGGAGTTTCCCAAAATGCAGTTGGTTTAATTGTAGGATTTGACACCTACAACAACACAACTACGGCTGTAATGAGTAAGGTGCACGTTGGGTACGGGCAGGTAGCAAATACAACGGACAACAATAACATAGAGTTTTTCAATACCGCAGGAAGTTCTTTCCACTCTCCGGATATGAATACAACTTTACCGTTTCAGGGAGCTACCTACAAACATGTTGAAGTGACAGCGGAAGTAGATCCCAACTCTCCAACTGGTTGGAAGATCAAAATTACAATTGATGGAAACATCATTTGCGATCAGCTTTTTGTACCTTCAGGAGCTGCCTCTGGAATGACGGTTGGATATTTTGGGTTTTCTGCCTCAACAGGAGGAAATAGATCAAGACATTCAATTAAAAACGTAAAAATCTACACAGATAAAGTTCCAATTTTACAACCTACTGTTACTCAATCTTTTTGTCCTAATCCCACAACCGGATCAGCGACAGTGAATTTAACATCATATAACAATCAGTTTGTTGCTACTCCAAGCAACTATACATTTACTTATTATGTATTAGGAAGCTCAACTCCAATTGCTAACCCAACAGCCTATCAATACAATACAAACACAACCATAACAGTTGTTGTAAAAGATAACGCAGGAATATTGTGTGATAATGCTGATGGTAAAATACAGTTGTCACTGTCACCATTCAGTGCAAACAATGCAACACTGACGGAATGTAACAATAATAATATAGGATCTGCAACATTCAATCTTACAACAGCCAATGTAACCGGCGTTCTTGGAGTTACTAAAAAGTACTACAAAACAATGGCAGACCTCAACGCGGGAATCAATGAGATCACCAATCCTTCAGCGTATACTTCCGGAGCAGGAATTGTTTTTGTAAAAGTAACCACTCCACAAGGATGTACTGGTTCAGCACAAATTACACTGGCTTTCCACCCGCTTGTTGTTGTAACTGATGCTACTTTACGCTCATGTTTTATTGAAACTGCACCGACAACGGCATTATTTAATTTAACAACAGCAAACGTTACAGCTCTTGGTGGTACTACAAAAAAATACTACTTAACATTAGCAGATGCAACAGCAGGAACCAACGAAATTGTAAATCCTACAACATACATTTCAGCCAACGCAACGGTATATGTGAAAGTCACCACTACTGCTAACGGCTGTTTCAGTTTTGCGAAAATAAATCTTGTTGTTTTACCTCCGGTCGTATCATCTGTTTTAAAAGACAAAATCATATGTATAGATGCTAAAACTACCCTGGATGCAGGTGCCGGTTTTGACGGATACGAATGGAGCACAGGAGCAACGACTCAGTCCATCACGAATGTTCCCGTAGGAATTTATTGGGTAAAATTAAAAACAGGAGGTTGTATCACAACTCAAATTGTAAAAGTGAATCCTTCTACTCAGCCTGTAATTTCAAGCATTGATATTAATAACAATACGATCACGATAAATGTAATCGGAGGAACGCCTCCTTACAAGTATTCTCTGGATGGAATCACTTGGCAAGACTCTAATTATTTCGAAAATCTTGCAAGAGGAGAAGTAAAAGTCTATGTTAAAGATTTCTACAATTGCGAGCCGATTCAGGTACAGATCACTGTTCCTAATTTGATCAATGCAATTACTCCAAACGGAGACAACATTAATGATTTTATTGATTATTCTGCACTTGCATACAAGAAAAACCTAGTTTTTACAGTATTCGACAGATATGGGAATAAACTTTTCCAAGCTGATAAAATCAAAAATTACAAATGGGACGGAACTGCTTTCGGCAAGAAAATAGTTACAGCTACTTACTGGTACACCATCTCATGGAATGAAAATGATAAAAACAATACTCAAACAAAATATTCTGGCTGGGTACTTGTAAAAAATAGAGAATAA
- the rnhA gene encoding ribonuclease HI → MRIEIYTDGACSGNPGKGGYGIVMRVPEKNYQKTFSKGFRKTTNNRMELLAVITALEKLKSPDNDIHIFTDSKYVSDAINQNWIAGWVKRGWKNVKNPDLWKKFIELYNTHKPKMHWIKGHAGHFENELCDKLAVAAAASGNLEIDAYFESLENNSLF, encoded by the coding sequence TTGAGAATCGAAATATACACAGACGGCGCCTGCAGCGGAAATCCCGGAAAAGGAGGTTACGGAATCGTCATGCGCGTCCCTGAAAAAAATTATCAGAAAACTTTCTCAAAAGGCTTTCGTAAAACCACCAACAACAGGATGGAACTTCTTGCTGTGATTACGGCATTGGAAAAATTAAAATCTCCGGACAACGACATCCATATTTTTACAGACAGCAAATATGTATCTGATGCGATCAATCAAAACTGGATCGCAGGATGGGTAAAAAGAGGCTGGAAAAATGTAAAAAACCCGGATCTTTGGAAAAAATTCATTGAGCTATATAATACTCATAAACCCAAAATGCACTGGATAAAAGGACATGCAGGACATTTTGAAAATGAGCTATGTGATAAATTAGCCGTTGCAGCTGCTGCTTCAGGAAATTTGGAGATTGATGCCTATTTTGAATCTCTTGAAAACAACTCTCTTTTTTAA
- the dnaB gene encoding replicative DNA helicase: protein MAQKETLSSLTHGNFAKELSIADGKMPPNAVDFERLVIGTFLIDKKGLDHSIDLLTPEVFYDPRHQVIFTTILKLYEGNHPVDLMTIIQELKKEEKLLLAGGDHYIVELTMGVSSSAHIEYHVRVILEKYILRSLINVSANVIDSSYKESTDVFELLDKAEQSFFEITNGTIKKGFDTANSLVKQAIETIKSLKDKEGISGVPSGFRDIDKETGGWQNSDLIIIAARPAMGKTAFLLSMARNIAVGHKIPMVLFSLEMASVQLITRMIASETRISSEKLRKGTLDDEEWQRLFSNVSELENAPLFIDETPSLSIFDFRAKCRRLVMQHDVKLIMVDYLQLMTAGGGGKGGGNREQEISMISRSLKAIAKELNVPVIALSQLSRSVETRPGKRPQLSDLRESGAIEQDADIVSFIFRPEYYKITVWDNDEEGQETTTENQAELIIAKHRNGATADVRLSFLKHFAKFGDIEHATGGGFPSDFGSPEPSGFDKIKTTIQPGAAFDLPDSSKLSGSSMNDFDDEDDFPF from the coding sequence ATGGCGCAGAAAGAAACATTATCATCTCTTACCCACGGAAACTTCGCGAAAGAGTTGTCAATTGCTGATGGAAAAATGCCTCCTAATGCAGTAGATTTTGAAAGATTGGTTATTGGTACTTTTTTAATTGATAAAAAAGGACTAGATCATTCTATTGACCTTCTTACCCCTGAAGTATTTTACGACCCCAGACATCAGGTGATTTTTACGACCATTCTGAAATTATACGAAGGAAACCATCCTGTAGATCTTATGACCATCATTCAGGAACTTAAAAAGGAAGAAAAACTTCTTTTGGCAGGTGGGGATCATTATATTGTGGAGCTTACAATGGGGGTTAGTTCATCTGCGCATATTGAATACCACGTTCGTGTTATTCTTGAAAAATATATTTTAAGAAGTTTAATTAATGTTTCTGCCAACGTGATCGATTCTTCATACAAAGAATCTACCGACGTTTTTGAACTTTTAGATAAAGCAGAACAGTCATTCTTTGAGATCACCAACGGAACCATCAAAAAAGGTTTCGACACCGCAAACTCATTAGTAAAACAGGCAATTGAAACCATTAAATCTCTAAAAGACAAAGAAGGAATTTCCGGAGTACCTTCAGGATTTAGAGACATCGATAAAGAAACCGGAGGTTGGCAAAATTCCGACCTTATCATTATTGCTGCCCGTCCCGCGATGGGAAAAACAGCATTTCTTCTTTCGATGGCGAGAAATATCGCTGTAGGACATAAAATTCCGATGGTACTTTTCTCCCTGGAGATGGCATCTGTACAGTTGATCACCAGAATGATTGCCTCTGAAACAAGAATTTCATCTGAAAAATTAAGAAAAGGAACTTTGGACGATGAAGAATGGCAAAGACTATTCTCCAACGTTTCCGAGCTGGAAAATGCTCCTCTTTTTATTGATGAAACTCCTTCCCTTTCAATATTCGACTTCCGTGCAAAATGCCGAAGACTGGTTATGCAACATGATGTAAAGCTAATCATGGTCGATTATCTCCAGCTGATGACAGCCGGCGGTGGCGGAAAAGGCGGCGGAAACCGTGAACAGGAAATCTCGATGATCTCACGTTCATTAAAAGCGATTGCAAAAGAATTAAATGTTCCTGTAATTGCCCTTTCACAGCTTTCAAGAAGTGTGGAAACCCGCCCCGGAAAAAGACCTCAGCTTTCAGATCTAAGGGAATCCGGAGCGATTGAGCAGGACGCGGATATTGTATCATTTATCTTTAGACCGGAATATTATAAAATTACCGTTTGGGATAATGATGAAGAAGGACAGGAAACGACAACTGAAAATCAAGCCGAGCTTATCATTGCAAAGCACAGAAATGGTGCTACAGCAGACGTTAGATTATCTTTCTTAAAACATTTTGCTAAATTTGGAGATATTGAACATGCAACCGGCGGAGGTTTTCCTTCTGATTTCGGTTCGCCTGAACCAAGTGGTTTTGATAAAATTAAAACAACGATTCAACCGGGCGCAGCATTTGATCTACCGGATAGTTCTAAGCTTTCAGGTTCTTCAATGAATGATTTTGATGATGAAGATGATTTTCCTTTTTAA
- a CDS encoding T9SS type B sorting domain-containing protein, translated as MKKYLLLLILFFSQLYFSQSDCISAIPVCGNSDLSYTSLGHGDVEEDLMGCLASDENHSVWYTFTIATSGTLTFEITPNVYATDYDFGVYGPNQTCGALSPPIRCNYDGTDGPTGLSLSITHPTVTGRFSGFMNVVAGETYYLVVDNWDGSTNGFSLTWGGTATLTSAFTDPALTPNPFVPPGEAGPTPDAPREILRCALPTTFDFSTLTNAILNGNPNFTITYHTTGNDAVTGDNPITAPITVNAGIIYYYRIKYTDPANPTNPINGCFQTGTFKFVQGNITARDATIYACNNNNIGTGLFNLTTADVYSGNVTKKYYPTMNDLNAGTNEITNPANYTSAEKKVYVKVTTTDGCSDSSEITLKFYPLVIVTEASLESCYIETAITTAVFNLTTATVSSLTNPPKKFYPTLANATSGTNEIGNPTIYITTTGSVYVRVYSPDGCYSIAKINLKVLPPVKSTVLKDKTICLEDKTTLDAGAGFDGYEWSTGATTQSISNVGVGEYWVKLKTGKCYTLQVVHVYATQQPVVSTIDITNNTITVNVNGGTAPYKYSLDGITWQDSNVFTDLPRGEVKVYVKDFYDCNPIDVQVTVPNLLNAITPNGDNKNDYIDYSALSYKKNLQFIVYDRYGNKLYTADKTRDYKWDGTASGKKILTGTYWYSISWNENDKNNTQTKYSGWVLVKNRE; from the coding sequence ATGAAAAAATACCTACTTCTTTTAATCTTATTTTTTTCGCAATTATATTTTTCACAGTCGGATTGTATTTCAGCTATACCCGTATGTGGAAATTCAGACCTGTCCTATACATCTTTAGGTCATGGTGACGTTGAGGAAGATCTTATGGGATGCCTTGCCTCTGATGAAAACCACTCAGTTTGGTATACATTTACTATTGCAACTTCCGGAACTTTAACTTTCGAGATAACTCCAAACGTTTATGCGACGGATTATGATTTTGGAGTATACGGCCCTAACCAGACTTGTGGTGCCTTAAGCCCTCCTATCAGATGTAACTACGATGGTACAGACGGACCTACAGGATTAAGCTTATCGATAACTCACCCTACTGTAACTGGTAGATTCAGTGGCTTTATGAACGTAGTTGCAGGCGAAACTTACTATCTTGTAGTAGACAACTGGGATGGTAGTACAAACGGATTTTCTTTAACATGGGGAGGAACGGCTACTTTAACTTCAGCATTTACAGATCCAGCATTAACGCCAAATCCTTTTGTACCTCCTGGTGAAGCAGGACCAACGCCAGATGCACCGCGCGAGATTTTGAGATGTGCGCTCCCTACTACATTTGATTTTAGCACTTTAACTAATGCTATTCTAAACGGTAATCCAAACTTTACGATTACTTATCATACTACAGGTAATGATGCTGTAACAGGCGATAACCCTATTACAGCTCCAATTACAGTAAATGCAGGAATAATATATTATTATAGAATAAAATACACCGATCCCGCAAACCCTACGAATCCTATTAACGGATGCTTCCAAACAGGAACCTTCAAGTTTGTTCAAGGGAATATTACTGCCCGGGATGCAACAATATATGCATGTAACAACAACAATATAGGTACAGGATTATTTAATTTAACAACAGCAGATGTTTATTCAGGTAACGTTACAAAAAAATATTACCCGACGATGAATGATCTGAATGCCGGAACTAACGAAATTACAAACCCTGCAAACTATACTTCAGCAGAGAAAAAGGTATATGTAAAAGTAACAACAACAGATGGATGTTCTGACAGTTCTGAGATCACATTAAAATTCTATCCTCTTGTAATAGTTACTGAAGCAAGCCTTGAATCTTGTTATATTGAAACGGCTATTACAACAGCGGTATTTAATTTAACAACGGCAACCGTTTCTTCGCTTACAAATCCACCTAAGAAATTCTATCCAACATTAGCTAACGCAACAAGTGGAACGAATGAAATAGGCAATCCAACGATTTATATTACTACAACAGGTTCTGTATATGTAAGAGTTTACAGTCCGGATGGATGTTATTCAATTGCTAAAATTAATCTTAAAGTTTTACCTCCAGTAAAATCAACTGTTCTTAAAGATAAAACAATATGTCTTGAAGACAAAACAACTTTAGACGCAGGTGCCGGATTTGATGGATACGAATGGAGCACAGGAGCAACTACACAATCAATATCAAATGTAGGAGTTGGTGAATATTGGGTAAAACTGAAAACAGGAAAATGTTATACATTACAGGTAGTACATGTATATGCAACTCAACAGCCTGTTGTATCAACAATTGACATCACAAACAATACTATCACAGTCAACGTTAACGGTGGAACTGCCCCTTACAAATATTCTTTAGACGGTATCACTTGGCAAGATTCTAACGTATTTACAGATCTTCCAAGAGGAGAAGTAAAAGTATATGTAAAAGATTTCTACGATTGTAACCCTATCGATGTACAGGTAACTGTTCCTAATCTTCTTAATGCGATCACGCCAAACGGAGATAACAAAAATGATTATATAGATTATTCTGCATTATCTTACAAGAAAAATCTACAGTTTATCGTTTACGACAGATACGGGAACAAGCTTTACACAGCCGATAAAACCAGAGATTACAAATGGGACGGTACAGCAAGCGGCAAGAAAATTCTTACAGGAACTTACTGGTACAGTATCTCTTGGAACGAAAACGACAAAAACAATACTCAGACAAAATACAGCGGATGGGTACTTGTAAAAAACAGAGAATAA
- a CDS encoding gliding motility-associated C-terminal domain-containing protein has product MKKFLLIFLIPLCQIFYAQEDCATALAVCGNSGFSYTPSGAGVQELPEGNCGSYVEKFSVWYKFTIATAGTLTFTITPLQTGAVDYDFYVWGPNVDCNNKGNTIRCSSPYTAGATGLNLTSTDPYDYFGQPGSNSDGWAKYMDVLPGQTYYLLVNNYSANTNGFALTWGGTATLASPFNDPNLTPNPFIPPGTPNANPANPNEVIVCTSPAVFDFSTLSAGIINNNPNFSVSYHTSQNDALSGASPILTPQTVNTTTTYYYSIHYTDPTNPANPINSCRQIGTFKFKLGNITANDVTMNACNNNNSGIATFDLTSTALAVLNDPTATQKYYPTMADLTAGTNEIINSANYVSSTGVVYVKVTTPQGCADTATITLNFFPVVVVNDATLRACFIETNPSTGLFNLTNASVTTQGGTTKKYYPSLTDAINGTNEIPATTAAAYIAPNGVVYIKVTNGNNCYAIAKVTLIVIPPVYSTVLQDKIICMEDKTTLDAGPGFGAYEWSTGATTQSISNVGVGTYWVKLTTGNCTAIQTVKIYPSEQPVISTIDISTNNVTVYVVAGTAPYKYSMDNINWQDSNVFANVPRGNNTVYVKDSYDCEPIQVEIVVPNLINVITPNGDGVNDVIDYSALAGKQNLIFNIFDRYGTKIFQADKTNGYKWDGTTNGGKKVPTGNYWYSVTWNETDKKSTPFKYTGWVMVKNRE; this is encoded by the coding sequence ATGAAAAAATTTCTACTAATTTTTCTGATACCTCTATGTCAGATATTTTATGCACAAGAAGATTGTGCTACAGCTTTAGCTGTTTGTGGAAACTCAGGGTTTTCCTACACACCTTCCGGAGCCGGCGTACAAGAGCTTCCTGAAGGAAACTGCGGTTCATATGTAGAAAAATTCTCTGTTTGGTATAAATTTACGATTGCCACAGCAGGAACTCTAACATTTACCATAACACCTTTACAGACAGGAGCCGTAGATTATGACTTCTATGTTTGGGGACCAAATGTTGACTGCAACAACAAAGGTAACACGATAAGATGTTCCAGTCCTTATACTGCAGGAGCAACTGGTCTTAACTTAACATCTACAGATCCTTATGATTATTTCGGACAACCGGGTTCAAATTCTGATGGATGGGCAAAGTATATGGATGTTTTACCAGGCCAGACGTATTACCTTTTAGTGAATAACTATTCGGCAAATACTAACGGATTTGCTTTAACTTGGGGAGGAACAGCCACTTTGGCTTCTCCATTTAATGATCCCAACCTTACACCAAATCCATTTATACCGCCGGGAACGCCTAACGCAAATCCTGCAAATCCAAATGAGGTAATTGTTTGTACAAGTCCTGCAGTTTTTGATTTCAGTACTTTATCAGCTGGTATCATCAATAACAATCCAAACTTTTCGGTAAGCTACCATACGTCTCAAAATGATGCATTGTCTGGAGCGAGCCCAATTTTAACACCTCAAACGGTTAATACAACAACAACATACTATTACAGCATCCATTATACGGATCCCACAAACCCTGCCAACCCAATCAACTCGTGTAGGCAGATTGGCACGTTTAAATTTAAGCTAGGAAATATTACCGCTAATGATGTTACAATGAATGCTTGTAACAACAATAACTCAGGTATTGCAACATTTGATCTTACTTCAACTGCTCTGGCGGTATTGAATGATCCTACTGCAACTCAGAAATATTATCCTACAATGGCTGATCTTACAGCAGGAACTAATGAAATTATAAATTCGGCCAACTACGTATCCTCAACAGGTGTAGTTTATGTAAAAGTAACAACTCCTCAGGGTTGTGCCGATACAGCTACGATCACATTGAACTTCTTCCCTGTTGTAGTTGTAAATGATGCAACATTGAGAGCTTGTTTTATTGAAACTAATCCTTCAACAGGTCTATTTAATCTTACCAACGCTTCGGTTACGACACAGGGAGGTACAACTAAAAAATACTATCCATCTTTAACAGATGCAATAAACGGTACAAATGAAATCCCAGCAACAACAGCTGCTGCATATATCGCTCCAAATGGTGTTGTATACATCAAAGTAACAAACGGAAACAACTGTTATGCTATAGCTAAAGTGACTCTAATTGTAATCCCTCCGGTTTATTCTACGGTTTTACAAGACAAGATCATTTGTATGGAAGACAAGACTACACTAGATGCCGGTCCTGGTTTCGGTGCATACGAATGGAGCACAGGAGCTACGACTCAATCCATCAGCAATGTAGGTGTTGGAACATATTGGGTGAAATTGACAACAGGAAACTGTACAGCAATTCAAACAGTTAAAATTTATCCTTCTGAGCAACCTGTAATCTCTACCATTGATATTTCAACGAATAACGTTACAGTATATGTTGTTGCCGGAACTGCTCCATACAAATATTCAATGGACAATATCAACTGGCAGGATTCTAATGTTTTCGCTAATGTACCAAGAGGTAACAATACGGTGTACGTAAAAGATTCATACGACTGTGAGCCTATTCAGGTTGAAATTGTAGTTCCAAATCTTATCAACGTGATCACTCCAAACGGAGATGGTGTAAATGATGTGATTGATTATTCTGCATTGGCAGGTAAACAAAATCTTATATTCAATATTTTTGACAGATACGGAACTAAGATCTTCCAGGCTGACAAGACTAATGGCTATAAATGGGACGGTACTACCAATGGTGGTAAAAAAGTTCCTACAGGAAATTACTGGTACTCTGTGACGTGGAATGAGACTGATAAAAAAAGTACTCCTTTCAAATACACAGGATGGGTAATGGTTAAAAACAGAGAATAA
- a CDS encoding MFS transporter: MISFTPLKTLQNVEFRNLLTGRFFIVLAFRMLATLLGWWVYQLTKDPFSIGLIGLSEVIPAVSCALYAGHVIDMNEKKRLLLICNYAYVFLIGLLLIPAFLNVQMHFTGHQITYFIYAVIFFTGIARAFIGPIVPSMIPTIVKKENLPNAVTLNQATFLISSVCGHAVGGFLIGYFGVKWTLVVIISLIIFASVFFWQLKKQYSEHKKEDVNVVESMREGISYIFKTKEILGALCLDMFAVLFGGAVAMIPVFATDILKVGAEGFGLLNAASDIGSMCIITILSIIPLRKNQGKVLLAVVTGFGLCIIGFGLSHIYWISFMFLVLSGMLDGISVVIRGTIVQLKTPDHIRGRVLSVNSIFIMSSNEMGQFESGVMAKLLGVVRSVVFGGTMTVLVALLVASTNPKLRKMQY; the protein is encoded by the coding sequence ATGATTTCGTTTACCCCGCTAAAAACATTGCAAAATGTTGAATTCAGGAATCTTCTTACCGGAAGATTTTTTATTGTTTTAGCCTTTAGAATGCTCGCTACTTTATTGGGATGGTGGGTATATCAATTAACAAAAGATCCTTTTTCGATCGGGTTGATCGGTCTTTCGGAAGTTATTCCGGCCGTAAGCTGTGCTTTATACGCCGGTCACGTTATTGATATGAATGAAAAAAAGAGGCTTTTACTGATTTGTAATTACGCTTATGTTTTTCTGATCGGATTATTGCTTATTCCGGCTTTCCTGAATGTACAAATGCATTTCACAGGACATCAAATTACCTATTTTATCTACGCTGTTATTTTCTTTACGGGGATTGCAAGAGCTTTTATCGGACCGATTGTGCCTTCGATGATTCCTACTATTGTTAAAAAAGAGAATCTTCCCAATGCTGTTACTTTAAATCAGGCAACTTTCTTGATATCATCTGTTTGCGGACATGCAGTCGGAGGATTTCTTATCGGTTATTTTGGGGTAAAATGGACTTTGGTTGTTATTATTTCATTAATAATTTTCGCCTCAGTATTTTTCTGGCAATTAAAAAAACAATATTCTGAACATAAAAAAGAAGATGTAAACGTTGTTGAAAGTATGCGTGAAGGAATTTCTTATATATTTAAAACTAAAGAAATATTGGGAGCTTTATGCCTTGATATGTTTGCCGTTCTTTTCGGAGGAGCTGTTGCTATGATCCCGGTATTTGCCACTGATATTCTGAAAGTTGGAGCCGAAGGTTTCGGATTATTAAATGCAGCTTCCGATATTGGTTCGATGTGTATTATAACAATTCTATCAATTATTCCGTTAAGGAAGAATCAAGGAAAGGTTTTACTTGCTGTTGTAACAGGATTCGGATTGTGTATCATCGGTTTCGGATTATCACATATATATTGGATTTCGTTTATGTTTTTGGTATTAAGCGGTATGCTTGACGGAATTTCAGTCGTGATAAGAGGAACAATTGTTCAGTTAAAAACGCCTGATCACATCAGAGGACGTGTTTTAAGTGTGAATTCAATTTTCATCATGTCGAGCAACGAAATGGGACAGTTTGAAAGCGGAGTTATGGCAAAATTACTCGGAGTAGTGCGCTCCGTGGTCTTTGGAGGAACAATGACTGTGCTTGTAGCGCTTCTTGTAGCCAGCACCAATCCCAAGCTAAGAAAAATGCAATATTAA